The genomic DNA TTCTGAACCAAATATAGAACAAATTTTTGTTGGTAAAAATGAAAAATTAGATGAAGCTACCTTTAAAGCAAAACTATATGCTGCAAGAAAAATAGCAGAACATACTATTAGAAATTCTAAAATTTCTGAATGTAATTATTTTTACATTCCGAGTTTATCTATAACCACTATTATTTATAAAGGTATTATTATGCCAGAAGATATTGGACCTTATTATAGAGATTTACAAGAAGTAGACTTAGTAACCCGTTTGGCGTTGGTTCATCAACGTTTTTCTACGAATACAATGCCAACTTGGGAATTAGCACAACCATTTAGACACATGTGTCAGAATGGTGAAATTAACACACTTCGTGGAAATGTGAGTAGAATGCGTGTGCGAGAAGAAATCATGAAAAGTGATGTTTTCGGTCTTCAAATGGAAAAACTATTTCCAATTATTTTACCAGGAAAATCAGATTCTGCTTCTATGGATATGGTTGTTGAGTTGTTAACGCACACCGGTCGTTCATTACCCGAAATTATGATGATGATGATTCCTGAAGCTTGGGAAAAACACAAAACCATGTCTAAAGAGCGCAAAGCTTTTTATGAATACAATGGTTGTATTATGGAACCTTGGGATGGACCCGCTTCTGTACCTTTTACAGACGGAGATTACATCGGTGCTTTACTAGATAGAAACGGCTTAAGACCTTCTAGGTATACAATTACCAAAAGCGGAAAGTTAATTATGTCATCAGAAATTGGTGTCTTTGAAGTTGCGCCAGAAGATGTAAAAGAACATGGTAGATTAGAACCAGGAAAAATGTTCTTGGTAGACATGAATGAAGGAAGAATTATTCAGGATGAAGAAATAAAAAGTAAAATTGTTTCCGAAAGACCCTACCAAGAATGGTTAGACAATACACATCTAGATTTAAAAGATGTTCCTTATACAATTGAAACTTGCCCAATTGAAACCATAGATATAAAAACACGTCAGCGTTTATTTAATTATACTTTTGAAGATATTCAAGAAGTAATTACGCCAATGGCGCAGGTTGGTAAAGAAGCTTTAGGTTCTATGGGAATAGATACTCCTTTAGCTGTTTTATCAGACAGACCACAATTAATTTCAAACTATTTTAAACAGTTATTTGCTCAAGTTACGAATCCGCCTTTAGACGGAATTCGTGAAGAAATTGTAACGGACATCAGTTTAAACTTAGGAAAAGATAGAAATATTTTCAGCATTACAGAAAGACAATGTAGAAAATTAAGAATTCAGAATCCTGTTATTTCTAATGCAGATTTAGAAAAAATTAGAAATATTGATATTGAAAGTTTCAAAACAAAAACGATAGAAATTTTGTATCCAAAGGCACAAGGACTAAATGGACTTGAAGATGCTTTAGACGCCATTATAATTCAAGTTGAAAAAGCTATTGAAGATAAAAATAATATTATCATTCTTTCAGACAGAGGTGTAAATCAAGAATTTGCTCCTATTCCTGCTTTGTTAGCCTGTTCTTTTGTAAATCATCAATTAAATCGTTTACGTAAACGTTCTTATTTCGATATTATTATTGAATCTGCAGAACCACGTGAACCGCATCATTTTGCTACTTTATTTGGGTATGGCGCAAGTGCTGTAAACCCATATATGGTCAATGAAATCATCAGAACGCAAGTGAAGGAAGGTTTTATTACAGGTATGGATGAGCAAGGTGCTGTTGATAACTTCAATAAAGCTATTGGAAAAGGGATTTTAAAAGTAATGAACAAAATAGGAATCTCTACATTACACTCTTATAGAGGTTCTCAAATTTTCGAAATTGTAGGATTTAGTTCACAATTTGTAGAAAAATACTTTCCATATACTGCTTCTAGAATTGAAGGGATTGGTTTGTACGAAATTGAAAAAGAAATAGACCAACGCTATAAACAAGCATATCCAGACAATCAAATTGATAAAAATTTAGGGCTGAATGTTGGTGGAGATTATAGATGGAGAAGAAATGGTGAACGTCATTTATTCAACCCAACTACGGTTTCTAAATTGCAACAAGCGGTACGATTATCAGATCAAGGAAGTTATGATGTCTATGCAAAAGCAATAAACGAACAGGCAGAAAGTTTAATGACCATTCGAGGTTTGTTCGAATTTGACAACCTAGATCCTATTCCTTTAGAGGAAGTAGAACCTTGGACAGATATTGTAAAACGTTTTAAAACGGGTGCCATGTCTTACGGATCTATTTCTAGAGAAGCACATGAAAATTTAGCAATTGCCATGAACAGAATTGGTGGTAAATCGAATTCTGGTGAAGGTGGTGAAGACAGAAATCGTTTTCAAAAAGATATAAATGGTGATAGTAGAAACTCTGCGATTAAGCAAGTAGCATCTGGTCGTTTCGGGGTAACTTCTCATTATTTAACAAATGCGAAAGAGATTCAAATTAAAATGGCGCAAGGAGCGAAACCTGGTGAAGGCGGTCAATTACCCGGTGAAAAAGTATATCCTTGGATTGCTGCCGTTAGAAATTCAACTCCTTTTGTAGGATTGATTTCTCCTCCTCCACATCACGATATTTATTCCATTGAAGATTTAGCACAGTTAATTTACGATTTAAAGAATGCAAATCGTGAGGCTAGAATCAATGTAAAATTAGTTTCAGAAGTTGGTGTAGGTACCATTGCTGCTGGTGTTGCAAAAGCAAAAGCAGATGTTGTTTTAATATCGGGTTATGATGGTGGTACAGGAGCTTCTCCTTTAACCTCATTAAAACACGCAGGTTTACCTTGGGAACTTGGTTTAGCCGAAGCCCAACAAACTTTGGTAATGAATAGTTTACGAAGTAGAATTGTTGTGGAGTGTGACGGACAATTAAAAACAGGGCGTGATGTTGCCATTGCTGCACTATTAGGTGCTGAAGAATTCGGTTTTGCAACAGCTCCTTTGGTTGCTTCTGGTTGTATTATGATGCGTAAATGTCATCTAAATACCTGTCCGGTTGGTATTGCAACACAAGATAAAGAGTTACGTAAAAACTTTAAAGGAACACCAGAACACGTAATTAATTTCTTCTTTTACATTGCAGAAGAATTAAGAGCAATAATGGCAGAACTTGGTTTCAGAACCTTAGATGAAATGGTGGGGCAAACTCATAAAATCAACGCAAATAAAGCGATTAAACATTATAAAGCAAAAGGGTTAGATTTATCTAGTATTTTACACAGACCAACTGGGTATAAAAGTATGACTGTTAAAAACACAGAGCCTCAAGATCATAATTTAGAAGGTGTTTTAGACTTTACTATATTAAAAGACTCGCATAGAGCTTTGTATAGAAAAGAAAAAATGACCTTAGATTATCCAATTAAAAATACAAACAGAACTGTTGGAGCGATTGTTAGTAATGAAATCTCTAAAATTTATGGTCATTTAGGTTTGCCTGAAGATACGTTGAATATCAACTTTACAGGTTCTGCAGGACAAAGCTTTGGCGCATTTGGTGCACACGGATTAACCTTTATTCTAGATGGAAACACAAACGATTATTTGGGTAAAGGTTTATCCGGAGCAAAATTAATTATTAAGAAGCCAGCAAAAGCAGACTTTTTAGCAGAAAACAATACCATAGTTGGTAATGTTTGTTTGTTCGGTGCAGTCGCTGGACAAGCATACATCAACGGAATTGCAGGAGAACGTTTTGCCGTTCGTAATTCGGGTGCAACTGCGGTTGTAGAAGGTGTTGGAGATCATTGTTGTGAATACATGACAGGTGGTAAAGTAGTTGTATTGGGTAAAACAGGAAGAAATTTTGCTGCTGGTATGAGTGGTGGAATTGCGTATGTATACGATCCTGAAAATAGATTTGTAAACGGACTTTGCAACACAGAAACTATCGAATTTGAAACCATTTCAGAAGAAGTTGCGGCAGACTTAAAAGCAACTATAGAAAAACACGTTTTATATACAGATAGTAAAAGAGGTACTGACTTGTTAGCTGATTGGGACACAAGTTTAAAAAACTTTGTAAAAGTGATGCCAACGGAATACAAAAAAGCCTTAAAACGTTTAGAAACAGAAGAACCA from Polaribacter sp. ALD11 includes the following:
- the gltB gene encoding glutamate synthase large subunit — protein: MEKQGLYLPEFEHENCGAGFICNLNGEKTNQIIHDALEILVKLEHRGGVSSDGKTGDGAGLLIDIPHAYFKRVCNFSIPEQREYAVGMVFLPKNTNQYNFCKTTFEENIKAQGLAVLGWREVPVDATQLGPIALASEPNIEQIFVGKNEKLDEATFKAKLYAARKIAEHTIRNSKISECNYFYIPSLSITTIIYKGIIMPEDIGPYYRDLQEVDLVTRLALVHQRFSTNTMPTWELAQPFRHMCQNGEINTLRGNVSRMRVREEIMKSDVFGLQMEKLFPIILPGKSDSASMDMVVELLTHTGRSLPEIMMMMIPEAWEKHKTMSKERKAFYEYNGCIMEPWDGPASVPFTDGDYIGALLDRNGLRPSRYTITKSGKLIMSSEIGVFEVAPEDVKEHGRLEPGKMFLVDMNEGRIIQDEEIKSKIVSERPYQEWLDNTHLDLKDVPYTIETCPIETIDIKTRQRLFNYTFEDIQEVITPMAQVGKEALGSMGIDTPLAVLSDRPQLISNYFKQLFAQVTNPPLDGIREEIVTDISLNLGKDRNIFSITERQCRKLRIQNPVISNADLEKIRNIDIESFKTKTIEILYPKAQGLNGLEDALDAIIIQVEKAIEDKNNIIILSDRGVNQEFAPIPALLACSFVNHQLNRLRKRSYFDIIIESAEPREPHHFATLFGYGASAVNPYMVNEIIRTQVKEGFITGMDEQGAVDNFNKAIGKGILKVMNKIGISTLHSYRGSQIFEIVGFSSQFVEKYFPYTASRIEGIGLYEIEKEIDQRYKQAYPDNQIDKNLGLNVGGDYRWRRNGERHLFNPTTVSKLQQAVRLSDQGSYDVYAKAINEQAESLMTIRGLFEFDNLDPIPLEEVEPWTDIVKRFKTGAMSYGSISREAHENLAIAMNRIGGKSNSGEGGEDRNRFQKDINGDSRNSAIKQVASGRFGVTSHYLTNAKEIQIKMAQGAKPGEGGQLPGEKVYPWIAAVRNSTPFVGLISPPPHHDIYSIEDLAQLIYDLKNANREARINVKLVSEVGVGTIAAGVAKAKADVVLISGYDGGTGASPLTSLKHAGLPWELGLAEAQQTLVMNSLRSRIVVECDGQLKTGRDVAIAALLGAEEFGFATAPLVASGCIMMRKCHLNTCPVGIATQDKELRKNFKGTPEHVINFFFYIAEELRAIMAELGFRTLDEMVGQTHKINANKAIKHYKAKGLDLSSILHRPTGYKSMTVKNTEPQDHNLEGVLDFTILKDSHRALYRKEKMTLDYPIKNTNRTVGAIVSNEISKIYGHLGLPEDTLNINFTGSAGQSFGAFGAHGLTFILDGNTNDYLGKGLSGAKLIIKKPAKADFLAENNTIVGNVCLFGAVAGQAYINGIAGERFAVRNSGATAVVEGVGDHCCEYMTGGKVVVLGKTGRNFAAGMSGGIAYVYDPENRFVNGLCNTETIEFETISEEVAADLKATIEKHVLYTDSKRGTDLLADWDTSLKNFVKVMPTEYKKALKRLETEEPMFEELTKA